In one Streptomyces sp. NBC_00597 genomic region, the following are encoded:
- a CDS encoding aminotransferase class I/II-fold pyridoxal phosphate-dependent enzyme produces MLGEYRITGSRASDIAASVEAGIGSGALVPGALLPPMRELAGVLGVNPNTVAAAYRTLRERGVIETDGRRGSRVRGRPASAPRDELRMAVPPGTRDVASGNPDVRLLPALDEALARAARRYAQAPTLYGDDPVVPELERLARADLDADGVPVGPVGVTSGALDGIERVLGAHLRPGDAVAVEDPGWGSVLDLAAALGLRVVPVVVDDDGPVAAAVERVLAEGARALLVTSRAQNPTGAAVSGDRAAELRAVLARYPEVLVVDDDHGHGIVDLPLHSLGGVTRHWALVRSAAKAYGPDLRLAVLTGDAVTLDRVRGRQRLGPGWVSRLLQYATVELWTSGVVDRAAVARSYGERRDGLVAALRERGVVAHGRTGMNVWVPVADETAAVTRLLAAGWAVAPGGWFRVESGPGIRITVSGLALDELPSLAAAVTASTRPTTSARFD; encoded by the coding sequence GTGCTAGGAGAATACCGGATCACAGGGAGCCGCGCATCGGATATCGCGGCGAGTGTCGAGGCGGGCATCGGATCGGGCGCGCTCGTGCCCGGAGCGCTGCTGCCGCCGATGCGCGAGCTCGCGGGTGTGCTCGGGGTGAACCCGAACACCGTGGCCGCCGCGTACCGGACGCTGCGCGAGCGCGGGGTCATCGAGACCGACGGGCGGCGCGGCAGCCGGGTGCGCGGCCGACCCGCGAGCGCGCCGCGCGACGAACTGCGGATGGCGGTTCCGCCCGGCACCCGGGACGTCGCGTCCGGGAACCCGGACGTCCGGCTGCTTCCCGCCCTGGACGAGGCCCTGGCCCGGGCCGCGCGGCGGTACGCGCAGGCGCCGACGCTGTACGGGGACGATCCGGTGGTGCCGGAGCTGGAGCGGCTGGCCCGCGCCGACCTCGATGCCGACGGCGTTCCCGTCGGGCCGGTGGGGGTCACTTCGGGCGCGCTGGACGGGATCGAGCGGGTCCTGGGCGCGCACCTGCGACCGGGGGACGCGGTGGCCGTCGAGGACCCGGGGTGGGGGAGCGTGCTGGACCTCGCGGCGGCGCTGGGACTTCGGGTGGTGCCGGTGGTGGTGGACGACGACGGGCCGGTCGCCGCGGCGGTGGAACGGGTCCTCGCGGAGGGTGCGCGGGCCCTGCTGGTGACGTCGCGGGCGCAGAACCCGACCGGGGCGGCCGTGAGCGGTGACCGGGCGGCGGAGCTGCGCGCCGTCCTGGCCAGGTATCCGGAGGTTCTGGTGGTCGACGACGACCACGGGCACGGCATCGTCGACCTGCCGTTGCACTCGCTCGGCGGGGTGACCCGGCACTGGGCGCTGGTGCGGTCCGCGGCCAAGGCGTACGGGCCGGACCTGCGCCTGGCGGTGCTGACCGGCGACGCGGTGACCCTGGACCGGGTACGGGGGCGGCAGCGGCTGGGCCCGGGATGGGTGAGCCGGCTGCTCCAGTACGCGACGGTCGAACTGTGGACCTCCGGCGTGGTGGACCGGGCGGCGGTCGCCCGCTCCTACGGGGAGCGACGGGACGGCCTGGTCGCGGCCCTGCGGGAACGGGGGGTGGTGGCGCACGGCCGCACCGGGATGAACGTGTGGGTGCCGGTGGCCGATGAGACGGCCGCGGTGACGAGGCTCCTGGCCGCGGGCTGGGCGGTGGCCCCGGGCGGCTGGTTCCGGGTGGAGTCGGGGCCGGGCATCCGGATCACGGTGTCGGGACTGGCACTGGACGAACTGCCCTCCCTCGCCGCCGCGGTGACCGCCTCGACCCGCCCCACGACGAGCGCCCGCTTCGACTGA
- a CDS encoding DMT family transporter encodes MSAPTTPRPTLSPPAAPTRTARVDWRIRFAILSVVWGFSFLLIKVGTQAYAPFQVALGRVLFGALALLTVLLVRREPLPRGRRTWAHLAVAALLLNTAPFSLFSYAELSIPSSLAGICNATSPLWGMALSMVALSEDRPTRRRFAGLGLGFLGVLTVLGAWQGFSGIDAKGTALALLASLCYPIGWIYVRRTLASVPSSPVALTGAQLMLSTLQLLAVSAAFTSAPTSFPLWPTLSVIALGALGTGMALQMQYGLVSEVGPTTAQMVTYFIPVIATTAGVALLGEQLHWNTPVGAAIVLAGAALTQTRRR; translated from the coding sequence ATGAGCGCACCCACCACCCCACGCCCCACTCTCTCCCCGCCGGCCGCCCCCACCCGGACCGCCCGGGTGGACTGGCGCATCCGCTTCGCGATCCTCTCGGTGGTCTGGGGCTTCAGCTTCCTGCTGATCAAGGTGGGCACGCAGGCGTACGCCCCCTTCCAGGTCGCCCTCGGCCGGGTGCTGTTCGGGGCGCTCGCGCTGCTGACCGTGCTCCTGGTCCGCCGCGAACCGCTCCCCCGGGGCCGCCGCACCTGGGCCCACCTGGCCGTGGCGGCGCTCCTGCTCAACACCGCCCCCTTCTCCCTGTTCTCGTACGCCGAGCTCAGCATTCCGTCGAGCCTGGCCGGGATCTGCAACGCCACCTCGCCGCTGTGGGGCATGGCGCTGTCGATGGTGGCCCTGTCCGAGGACCGCCCGACGCGGCGCCGTTTCGCCGGCCTGGGCCTGGGCTTCCTCGGCGTCCTGACCGTCCTCGGCGCCTGGCAGGGCTTCTCGGGCATCGACGCGAAGGGCACCGCGCTCGCCCTGCTCGCCTCGCTCTGCTACCCGATCGGCTGGATCTACGTCCGGCGCACGCTGGCCTCGGTCCCGAGCTCGCCGGTGGCGCTGACCGGCGCGCAGCTGATGCTCTCCACGCTGCAACTACTGGCGGTCAGCGCCGCGTTCACCTCGGCCCCCACCTCGTTCCCGCTCTGGCCGACCCTGTCGGTGATCGCGCTCGGCGCCCTCGGTACGGGGATGGCCCTGCAGATGCAGTACGGACTGGTTTCCGAGGTCGGCCCGACCACGGCCCAGATGGTCACGTACTTCATCCCGGTCATCGCCACCACGGCCGGCGTCGCGCTCCTCGGCGAACAGCTCCACTGGAACACCCCGGTGGGCGCGGCGATCGTCCTGGCCGGAGCCGCCCTGACCCAGACCCGCCGCCGCTAG
- a CDS encoding pyridoxamine 5'-phosphate oxidase family protein has translation MDGSQRRGRRIMMTDAEVDVFLREQRTCRVATVSPDGRPHVGALWFAWDGTSLWLYSITRSRRWSELRGDPRISVVVDAGEAYDELRGVELSGSAVFVGEAPRTGEPCPELAEVERLFPAKNFGIEEMPHDGRHAWIRLTPESVVSWDFRKL, from the coding sequence ATGGACGGATCACAGCGGCGGGGCCGCCGCATCATGATGACCGACGCGGAAGTGGACGTCTTCCTGCGCGAGCAGCGCACCTGCCGGGTGGCGACCGTCTCCCCGGACGGCCGCCCGCACGTGGGCGCCCTGTGGTTCGCCTGGGACGGCACCTCGCTGTGGCTGTACTCGATCACGCGCAGCCGCCGCTGGTCGGAGCTGCGGGGGGACCCGCGGATCTCGGTGGTCGTGGACGCGGGCGAGGCGTACGACGAACTGCGGGGGGTCGAACTCTCCGGCAGCGCCGTCTTCGTGGGCGAGGCCCCGCGCACGGGCGAGCCCTGTCCGGAGCTGGCCGAGGTGGAACGACTGTTTCCGGCCAAGAACTTCGGCATCGAGGAGATGCCGCACGACGGCCGCCACGCGTGGATCCGCCTCACCCCGGAGTCGGTCGTCTCCTGGGACTTCCGCAAACTGTGA
- a CDS encoding DMT family transporter: MSNLSPASGRSLLYLVVAGAAWGTAGAAASLLFQATDLGPLALSFWRCAGGLVVLLGVLAVRRPRRAAAVRPSVASLIGTGLMFTLFQAAYFGAVRETGLAVGTVVTLGAGPVLIAVGGRYWMGERLGRGGTAAVVGALAGLAVLVLGGGDGEVRPVGVGWALLSAAGYAGMTLRARWLGRRGAGGDPLITTAWSVAVGTVCLLPLAAAEGLLPHTAEIGRVLWLLVYVATVPTALAYALYFTGAAAVRAATVSVIMLIEPVSAAVIAVLLLGERLTGAVVLGTVLLLTAVGALIAAEARRPTGGPVVRPAREASGSSASSGSPREAQSAAR, encoded by the coding sequence GTGTCGAACCTTTCGCCCGCTTCAGGGCGCAGTCTGCTGTACCTCGTCGTCGCCGGAGCCGCCTGGGGCACTGCCGGAGCGGCCGCCTCCCTCCTCTTCCAGGCCACTGACCTCGGCCCGCTCGCCCTGTCCTTCTGGCGGTGCGCCGGCGGGCTGGTGGTGCTGCTCGGGGTGCTCGCCGTACGCAGGCCCCGGCGAGCGGCGGCGGTGCGGCCGTCGGTGGCATCGCTCATCGGGACCGGCCTGATGTTCACGCTCTTCCAGGCCGCCTACTTCGGCGCCGTGCGCGAGACGGGCCTCGCGGTCGGCACCGTGGTCACCCTCGGCGCCGGGCCGGTGCTGATCGCGGTCGGGGGGCGTTACTGGATGGGCGAGAGGCTCGGCCGGGGCGGCACGGCCGCCGTCGTCGGGGCGCTCGCCGGGCTCGCCGTGCTCGTTCTGGGCGGCGGGGACGGCGAGGTGCGGCCCGTGGGCGTCGGCTGGGCCCTGCTGTCGGCCGCCGGGTACGCCGGGATGACCCTGCGGGCCCGCTGGCTCGGGCGGCGCGGGGCGGGCGGTGACCCGCTGATCACCACCGCATGGTCGGTCGCGGTGGGCACGGTGTGCCTGCTGCCGCTCGCCGCCGCCGAGGGGCTGCTGCCGCACACCGCCGAAATCGGGCGGGTGCTCTGGCTACTGGTGTACGTGGCCACCGTGCCGACGGCCCTGGCGTACGCGCTGTACTTCACCGGAGCCGCCGCGGTACGGGCCGCCACCGTGTCCGTGATCATGCTCATCGAGCCGGTCAGTGCCGCGGTGATCGCCGTGCTGCTGCTCGGCGAGCGGCTGACCGGCGCCGTGGTGCTGGGCACCGTACTGCTGCTGACCGCGGTGGGTGCGCTGATCGCGGCCGAGGCGCGCAGGCCCACGGGGGGGCCGGTGGTCCGACCCGCCCGTGAGGCTTCCGGGTCATCAGCGTCCTCCGGGTCCCCCCGTGAGGCTCAGAGCGCGGCGAGGTAG
- a CDS encoding LysR family transcriptional regulator codes for MLNLERLRTLDALARHGSVSGAADGLHVTTSAVSQQMAKLEREVGQPLLAKNGRGVRLTDAGRLLADHAARIISQVELAQADVEARRGCAVGELRIGAFPTAMRGLLPQALTALRAEHPELRPLVREQEPEESMAAVVRGDLDLALAIDWHNKRMPVPAELTRKHLLDDSCDIAVPVGHRLADRDRITLAEFADDDWISWNEGQFCHEWLVYTLRGTGIEPRIAHIAEEHHTQLAFVEAGLGVCVAPRLGRGPVPPGVRLLPVSDSVRRHVYVVWRADADRRPSIRAAVEALRQAAAEVL; via the coding sequence ATGTTGAACCTGGAGCGCCTGCGCACCCTCGATGCCCTCGCCCGCCACGGCTCGGTCAGCGGTGCGGCCGACGGGCTCCACGTCACCACCTCCGCCGTCTCCCAGCAGATGGCCAAGCTGGAGCGGGAGGTCGGCCAGCCGCTGCTGGCCAAGAACGGCCGCGGGGTCCGGCTCACGGACGCCGGACGGCTGCTCGCCGACCACGCGGCCCGGATCATCTCCCAGGTGGAGCTCGCCCAGGCCGATGTGGAGGCCCGGCGCGGCTGCGCCGTCGGAGAGCTGCGGATCGGCGCCTTCCCGACCGCCATGCGCGGACTGCTGCCCCAGGCGCTGACCGCGCTGCGCGCAGAGCACCCCGAACTGCGGCCCCTGGTCCGGGAGCAGGAGCCCGAGGAGAGCATGGCCGCGGTCGTGCGCGGAGACCTGGACCTGGCCCTGGCCATCGACTGGCACAACAAGCGGATGCCGGTGCCGGCCGAGCTCACGCGGAAGCACCTGCTGGACGATTCCTGCGACATCGCCGTTCCGGTGGGCCACCGGCTGGCCGACCGCGACCGGATCACCCTCGCCGAGTTCGCCGACGACGACTGGATCTCCTGGAACGAGGGCCAGTTCTGCCACGAGTGGCTGGTGTACACCCTGCGCGGAACCGGTATCGAGCCGCGCATCGCGCACATCGCCGAGGAGCACCACACCCAGCTGGCCTTCGTGGAGGCCGGACTCGGGGTGTGCGTGGCCCCCCGGCTCGGGCGCGGCCCGGTGCCGCCGGGGGTCAGGCTGCTGCCCGTGAGCGATTCCGTCCGCCGTCACGTGTACGTGGTCTGGCGGGCGGACGCCGACCGGCGGCCCTCGATCAGGGCCGCCGTCGAGGCCCTGCGCCAGGCGGCCGCCGAGGTGCTCTAG
- a CDS encoding pyridoxamine 5'-phosphate oxidase family protein, with translation MTATTDTQEMPGRNVPSGGYEPTERTVPSRSRERARYDRETVHSILDQAYVCHLGFVRDGAPVVLPTLYGRVGETLYVHGSTGSRPLLAAGKADPGLPVCLTVTHVDGLVLARSAFNHSINYRSVIVHGTAYQVTDEDECRMALDALVDHVVPGRSADSRPANAKELAATAVIRLDLREVSAKIRTGGPNDEPEDMGLPYWSGVVPVAPVHGTPIAADDLAPGIATPDYLAAL, from the coding sequence ATGACCGCCACCACCGACACGCAAGAGATGCCCGGGCGGAACGTACCGAGCGGCGGCTACGAGCCCACGGAGCGCACCGTCCCGAGCCGCTCCCGCGAGCGGGCGCGCTACGACCGCGAGACGGTCCACTCGATACTCGACCAGGCCTACGTCTGCCACCTCGGCTTCGTCCGTGACGGCGCCCCGGTGGTCCTGCCGACCCTCTACGGCCGGGTCGGCGAGACCTTGTACGTCCACGGCTCGACCGGCTCGCGCCCGCTGCTCGCCGCCGGCAAGGCGGACCCGGGACTGCCCGTCTGCCTGACCGTGACGCACGTGGACGGCCTGGTGTTGGCCCGGTCGGCCTTCAACCACTCGATCAACTACCGATCGGTGATCGTGCACGGCACCGCCTACCAGGTGACCGACGAGGACGAGTGCCGGATGGCCCTCGACGCCCTCGTCGACCACGTGGTCCCGGGCCGCTCGGCCGACTCCCGGCCCGCCAACGCCAAGGAGCTCGCCGCCACCGCGGTGATCCGGCTGGACCTGCGCGAAGTGTCGGCGAAGATCCGTACGGGCGGCCCGAACGACGAGCCCGAGGACATGGGCCTTCCCTACTGGTCGGGCGTGGTGCCGGTCGCACCGGTCCACGGGACCCCGATCGCGGCCGACGACCTGGCCCCCGGGATCGCCACCCCGGACTACCTCGCCGCGCTCTGA